The nucleotide sequence CCTGGAATATCGGACTTCAACACGGGCGGCACTGGCACCTGTTCAAGGTTGATGAGAATGTTGCCGTCTTTCGATTGCTGGACCAGGGGAATTTCGTCGCCCAATGTGACATGGCTTCGATTGCTGCCGCCAAACCGGGTGAGCACCTGCCAGAACAGACATTTCTCAGTGATATCCGACGTTCCCTGGGGGATCGCGTTCGTTCGATGAGTAAGGGTGATGTCGTTCCGTCTTCAGATCGCAAGTTTGTGTTTAAGGTGATGGCAGAGGGACTGGTTGGCGAGCGTGCCATGACCTGGGTCTTCTACCTTGTCGCGGATCCGTCGGGGCGGCAGGCGTCATTGATGTTCTCTGTCGATACTTCGCTGGTCCCCACAATGGGGAAACACGATCGTGAACTGGTGGATTCTCTGAAGTTCGGCCCTGCCCCACCGCCACGTGCCGCAGGAAGATAGGCATACGACGGGGCGGGCCTTGTTACCTGCAAAAGAACGACTGTGAATTCTGAATCGGCTCCTGGTTCACGCGACACACAGGCACCTCTCATCCTGTTGCCAGGCCTGGGGGGTGACAGCCGTATGTTCCGCCCACAGCGCGTCGCTTTTCCGGACTTGATCGTTCCGGAGTGGATCGAGCCGCTTCCCCGGGAACCTCTGGTCGAGTACGCAGCCCGACTGGCGAAAGAGATCGATCCCGGAAAACCCTGCTACATCGGCGGGGTCTCGTTTGGGGGAGTCGTGGCACTGGAGTTAGCGACGCACTTAAACGCGCGGGAGTGCTTCTTGATCGGGAGTATCCGGTCACATCAGGAATTGCCGCGACGGTTGGCGATGTTTCGTCCGGTCTCGAGTCTGGTCATGGTTCCCAAGTGGCTTGCTCCCTTCGTACTGGGATGCTTTGGCGGCTATCTGCCACCGCTTCGACGGGGTGTGCTTCACCAATTGAATGACGCTGAAGGTCGGTTTCTTCGCTGGGCCGCTCAAGCCATTCTCCGCTGGAAGCCTTCGAAGGGAGTTGAGAACCTGCGTGTGTTTCAGATTCACGGTGACCAGGATCTGATCTTCCCGCCCCAATTGACCAGGGCCGATCGGGTGATCGCGGGGGCCGGGCATCTGGTCTCCATGACCCACTCGGCTGCCGTCAACGGGTGCCTGCGCGAGCGGATGACGTTCCGGGATGCGTTGCCCGGTGCGGACTCTCCGCAGGGGTTTCCTGAACTGGACTGAATCGAAGGGCGTTCTGCCCTCCAGGCTGGTCTTCGCGTCACCGAAGTGAAGGTGGTCGAGCGTTGCCGACGTGATCGTGAACGCGGTAGGCTGGAACTGTCTGATCGACAATCCACCACGTGCGGGCCGTTCACTGAAGTCACAGGAGCCTGATTCCATGAAGATTATGAAGTTTGGTTCAGCCGTCTGGGAGGGGGGACTCAAGGATGGCCGAGGGGCGATCTCAACCGAGAGCGGCGCATTGAGCGCTTATCCCTACGGATTCAAGAGTCGGTTCGAAGGGATCCGGGGAAGTAATCCTGAAGAGCTGATTGCTGCGGCTCATGCGAGTTGTTTCACGATGGCATTGTCGCTGATCCTGGGCGAGGCCAATCTGACGGCTGAGAAAATGGAGACGAAAGCGGATGTCACGCTTGAGCAGGTCTCTGACGGATTTGCGATTACGGCGATCCACCTGACGCTCAATGCGAAGATTCCCGGTGCCGACAACGCCACATTTCAGGCACTTGCGGCGAAAGCGAAAGCGGGCTGCCCGGTTTCCAAGCTGATGAAAGCAGACATCACCCTGGATGCCAGGCTCGATGTCTGAATGATCTGATGTTTATGGAATTCCATGAGCGGGGGGGCGAGTCAATCGCTTCCGCCGCTCAGGAATGGATCTGGGAACTGAGGTGAAACGGGCTGGGCGAAAGCCGTCCTTTCGTGTTTCAGGGCCAGTCGATTGAGGTGTGCCTGCGTGATCCCGTTTCCGAATTCCGTAAATCGCTGTGGGGCGTACCCTAAATCCACTCCTTTCGGAAATTTCGTTTTAGTTGAAGCGAGTTGAGAGCTTCACCCGATTTACTTTATGGGTTAGGAAGGCGGTCTGCCATATAAGGGAGTTGCCGATGGCGTCCATCCTGGATAGTTTGCCCAGTCATCGCGAAGGCGTGCTTTCACTCGCATTCCGACGGTGGCAGATTCAGAATCGGTTCTATCGAAGGTTCGGAACCTACGTAAACTTCAACAATCCGCAGACGGTCAACGAGAAAGTGCAGTATCGCAAGCTGTTTGGTAATCAGCAGCTTTATGCTCTTCTCGCCGATAAGTACCTCGTCCGACAGTTCGTCGAAGAGCGGGTTGGCGGGGACATCCTGATTCCCTTGTTGGGTGTCCACGATCGTCTCACACAGGATGCGTTTGATCATTTGCCGGACAGCTTTATTATTAAAGCCAATCATGGATGCAAGTGGCATCAGATTGTCCGCGATAAATCAACGCTGGATGTGAAGGCCACCTGCCGCCGCTTTAATCAGTTTCTTGGCCAGAACTATGCCAAAGCCTCGGGTGAGTATCACTATACGTTTATCAAACCTCGCATCATCATAGAACAGCTGCTGGATGATGCGGGTGACTCGCCCGTCGATTACAACTTCTTCTGCTATAACAGTTCCGAAGGCTTTGAGTACTGTCTGTCTGTGTCCACCCCTCGTCTGGAACGTCACGTCCATTTTGAACCGCACGGGGATGGATACGAGGGGACTTGTTCGGCTGAGGAAGTGGGTCGGTTGCGGAACCCGAAAAACTTTGATCGCATGGTCTCGATTGCTCAGGCGTTGTCGCGGGGTTTCGATTTTATGCGAGTAGACCTCTACAACCTGAACGGGGCAATTTACTTCGGTGAAATGACCAGTACTCCCGCCAGCGGGATGCGGGCGATTTCCAATCCCGTCCGGGCTGAACTTCGCAGCCGGCTCTGGAAACTGGATACGCATAATCCCTTGCTCTATCGCCCTCGAAAAGCAGCCTGATGTGCAGGTCGCAGGAGTCGCTGACAGACGTAGTCTCCACAGCGACCTTGAACTGCCAGACACATTGCTGCAGCCCGTGGTCTCTGTGGGCCCTGCAACTGCTGCCGTCGAATAACGAAGTTTGTCACGCTCTGCGCTTTCGTCGCCAAGTCACCGCGGCTCACGGTATGTGAGCTGGAAGATCAGGTTCGCTCTTTTACACGTTGGCGTCCCTTTGTTCTGCGAATTCAGGAACGTACGGACTATGTTCGACACTGTCAGGTTCAATGCAGACAGAGGTGCGCGAATGCGAGTGGGCTTTCTGGCGGATTCATTCCTGCCCACGGTCGGTGGAGCAGAGACCATGCTGGATGGGCTTGCGACACGTCTCACCCAAAGAGGTGATCACGTAACGGTTATGGCGCCGTACATCCGCGGCCGAAATAACTGTCTGAACGTTCCCTATTGTCTGAAGCGTTTCAGTCGCCCGTCATCCAAGCACTTTGGTGTCCGGCAATTGCTGATTCCGCTGGCGTGGCACCACTGGCGACACCAGTTCGATGTCCTGCATTGTAATAGTTCGTACCCATCTGCATTTCTTGGAACGACGCTGAAGTCGTGGACCAACCTGCCGGTTGTCGTTCGCCCGCATGGTGACGACATTCTTCCGAATCAGCGGATCTGCCGGCATCCCAAACTGGCCGCGCGCGTGAGGAAATCCTTGTGCAGCGCGAATGCAATTGTGGCTCAGGGCCAGTTCCTCAGGTCCGCGCTCCTGAACATCGGCGTACCGGACCGGCTGATTCATGTCATCCATAACGGGGTCGATCTGGATCGCTTTGCGGAAGGAGAGCCGTTTCCTCACCCTCGACCCTATATTCTGGCACTCGGTAATCTTTTTCGGCGTAAGGGTTTCGACGTACTTCTGGAAGCCCTGGCCCGAACTCGTCGTTCCGGGATTGACCTGCTGATCGCCGGTGACGGGCCTGAACGGGAACCGCTCACCGCGCTGGCGGCTGAACTAAAGGTTTCTGACCGGGTCTATTTCCTGCGTCATGTCAGCGGTCAGAAAAAGATTGACCTGCTGAGAAGTGCTCTCTTCCTGGTGGTCCCCTCTCGTTGTGAACCATTCGCGAATGTGATTCTGGAAGGGCTCGCTGCAGGGTTGCCGGTGGTCGCGTCTGAAGTCGATGGCAACCCCGAGATGGTCATTCCCGGTCGGAACGGAACGCTGTTCCCCAATGAAAATGTCGAAGCTCTGGCGGCAGAGCTTCAGCGGTTGATGGAATCCTCGATCGAGCGAGACCGACTCAGGCAGGAAGTCCCCGAGACGGTGCAGCGATTTGACTGGTCACAGATCACTCAGCAATACGAGTCGCTGTACAGGTCCGTCATTCGCGAGGCCTCGCACACGGGGATCTGGGAAGAACGCAAAGCCGCTTGAAGCAGCGATGTTTCAGAAAACTGTCCGAGGCGTGGGACCCTGACCGATTCGGCCGCACTTGCCGACTTAGTTCTGGTGGATGACTCGCGTCAGGTTTTCGAACAGATTGAGCGGGAGAGCAGGCTCGTGCGGTGTCTGCCCCAGTTGCTCGTCTGTGGAAACTCGTCGACCCACGAAGACACGGTCCTTCGGTGTGTCACGACCTTTCAGTCGGTCACACGAGATCACGGCAATCTGCGTCCACTCGAATGGCAATTCCGGCGGGTCGCTGTCGCAGGTGTGCAGGCAGAAGTAGTCATAGTCATCATCGCCGTCTCCTTCCGGAATCGTGACGATGGGAATCGGCTCTTCGTAAAAATACGCGAACGCGTGGTGTACGGGACCCAGGCTGACGAGTTGTGAATCGGCGGGAAGCGATTGCTTGAGCTGTTCAAGTTGGCCGGCAATATCTTCGCAACGACGCTCCTGCACGGTCACAATCAGGCAGACCTCAACCAGGGCCAGAAAGGTGGCGATGCTCATTACCCCGCGTCCCATTCCTCGCTCTGACAGATCCTTGAGGGACGACCAGGCAATGTAGGCCAGAGCGAGAGCCGCCGCCGCATACCCCAGCGCGTTGACGACCGAGAGGGCGATGCGCATGGCTGGAAACAGCATGGAAACCGCTACGACAACGACGGCGGAACCCGTCATCAGGTAGACCATCGACTGGACATAGTTGGTCCAGGCATTATCGGGATCAAGGGTTGGACGGAGTGCTGCCAGTCGATCAACCGCGATTCCAATCAAGGCCGCGAAGCAGGGGAACAGGGGCATGTAGTAGCGCACTTTTGAGCCGGGTGGCAGCCAGACCGAGATGAATGAGAAGCCAATGCAGATGGCCAGAAACAACGCACCTTCCCGCTGTACTCCCGAAAGCTGGCGAACGCGACGGCTGCCATAGGCCAGCAGCAGCAGCGACCAGGGCATCAGTCGCACAAACAGCAGTTCAGCGGGAAATGTGACGAGGTGGCCCAGAAAGACACCCCAGTGACGATCCACGAACCGACCGGCGACGTCTCCGAAATAGATGTTCCAACTGTCTTCGATCCCGCGATACCAGGCGAATGGACCCTGCCACGCTCCTACGGTGACGATGAAGACCGAAATGCCAAGGATGTGAGGCCAGGTGACAATCTTTCTCCAGTTGTTTGTGGCCAGCAGGAAAAGCGTGGTGGCACCAACAAAGTAAAGCGGGGCCTGCAGTCCTTTGGTCAGCATTCCCATCGCAGTAAAAAAATAGCCGATCGACCAGAGTTGCCATTCAGGCCATTTCTTCATCCAGCCCCAATGCCAAAGCAGCATCGATGCCGCGACGAACAGGCTGAATACCGCTTCGGTTTCCGCCGAGCGACCGAATTCCATGACAAGCGTCATTGTCAGAAACGAGGCCACACCTGTCAGGCTGCCAAGTCGGCCGATGTACTGGCGCAGATATCCATACATCATGACGGCGATCAGGGCGACCGAGATGACGCTGGGGATTCGCGCGGACCAGACATCGAAGGCTCCCGTCATCAAACCGACAAACGCAATCAGCCAGTTTTGCAGGGGAGGCCGGCTGGGGAGAAAAACTCGTTGCGTTCCGGGAACCAGCCAGTCACCGCTCTCGACCATTTCGCGAGCGATCTGCGCACGTCGGGGCTCTTCACCGAACAGGGGGAGCGCATCCAGTCTTACGCAGAACGTGATTCCAATGAGGAACAGGATCAAAAGCAATTCCCGCTCTGTCCACCACCGGGGTTGCTGTTCTTGGTCAGTGGGACGGGGGGTAGCTTCAGACATCCGGACAATCCTTCTTCCAGGTGTGACGAATCCTTGAATGGAAGCGGGGACTGACCTGGAATGACAACCTCGGCAAGCTGGCAAAAACCGCCGATCCCTGCCCGACCAAGTCCTTCCCTGGAGTGATCGCAGCGGGGTTCTAGAAGAATAGGCAATTTCGGTCAATGTGATTTGCACCACCGGCGAAAACTGCCGGAGCGATTTTCGAGATTAGCTCGAAGTTGCCAGCGGTACTGTTCCGATAAGAGCCAGATCAGACTCCTGTCAGTTCGCCTTGCGCGATCCCATCTGTGCACGTCGGTTTCGTTTCCTCGGTGAGAATTGCCGTGTCCACGCTCACGCCTGCAAATGGTCAAAACCGGATCAACGCCTTGAGCGTGCCTGTTTCCGTAGTTGTCTGCGAGAAGGTTGTGAAGCTGGAACAGCTTCTTCAGTGGAGCCCCGGAGATATTCTGACCTTCGACAAATCGCCGTCGTCCGAGTTGTCGCTGCAAATCGGTCATCGCCAGGTTGCTTCCGGCCGAGCGGTAACGGTAGGAAACCATGCAGCGATTCGTCTGGTGAATGTCAGCGACTCGCGTTCGTCTGTCCGCTGACCCTGTGCACGTCCACAGGATTTATTCCTCTGAGACGGACGACTTCCCCTGCAGTCCATTCACAGTTTTCTCGGTCCACAGAATTCCGCGACCCTCGGGCGTGAACAGGATCTCTCTGGGTTCACTGTCCACGACAAGACTCTGTACGACCTCGCCCGTCTGACCACTGCAAATCAGTAACCGCCGAGGCTCGTCTGATTTTGTTCCGATTGGCCAGGTTGCGATCGTCTCGAAGTTAAGTGGTTCCGCAGCATCCTCGGGCAGGGTCTGGTCAGGGCCGGGATGGCCACGCGGTGGCCAGATTAACGCGGTCCGCCACTGCGTCGATACATCGCCCAGGTAGCATTCAAATCGGACCTCGCCGCTTGTCAGTGAGACGCTGCGAAGAGTTCCCTGACTGGCTGCGTAGAGCGTGTTCGGGCCTCCGGTAATCTGCCGGTCGGGTTGTTCGACGGGGAAATCGGCAATCCCTGTCGACCATTTCCGACGACCGTTCACCGGATCAAAACAGAAGAGGGACGACCCGTCGGCGATGACTGTCAGTTCTGTGGGGTGGGGCCAGAGGACCGGGTAGGCATTCCCGATGGAAAAATTTCGATACTCCCAGTCGTTCTGTCGGGTTTCGGTGGTCGGGAGTCCGGTGGTGGCGGGTGTGGGATCCAGTTGCCGCCAGACATACAGGCTCGACAAGTCGTCGAGGCCCGATGTTTCACGGATGCGTGAGTTTCGTCGACGGATGAAGACTTCTTCCGCGATCATCTGCTCCGCCTGCGATGAGGCTGCGACTGGCGTGGTAGGGTGACTCACCTGTGATTGTTCGGTCTTCTGGCAGACCAGATGGAATTGCTGATTGATTCCCATGATGCGACCGCGCATGCTGACGGGGGCCGATTGCCATGGCTCTCCCGCGACGGGAATCTGACTGACTTCCCAGCGCTCGTCGGGGGAGGGAGCGGTGGCCAGCCACGTTCTTGTCGGTTTGGTGGTTTCCATGATCACAGCCAGCGAACGCTGAGGCGTGAGCGAAGTTTGTCCCTCGCCGTCCCGGGGACCGGCGCCGTCGTTGTTGGGACTGGCATCGGGATTCGCACGTGCGGGCACAATAACAGAGCCAATATTGTGGAACGCATGCAAGCGTCCCGGTGGCTTGAGTGTCGCCACCAGTTGTCCGTCATCGGGATCGATGATCCGCAGGCCGCGATCGACGTCGAACTGCGCGGGAAATTTCCCGGACGTGCTCACGTCTAGAGATTCACCAAGGATGTACGGCGTCGACTGGATAAAACTTGTCTCATTCCAGATCCGGCGTCCCGTCTCAGGGACACGGGCTTCCCAGCCGTAGGGGGTTCCGATCAGGAGGTGGGTGTTGGTCCAGCACGCCATCACAGCGGCGTGTGGAGCGTGCTCTTCCCATCGTACCTTCCCCGTTCGTGAATCCAGACATCGCCATACCCAGTCGTTGCGGGTCTTGCGCCGTTGTTCACAGAGCAGGATCGAGGCAAACTCAGGAGAAGGAGGGACATCTTGCGGCACGACCACTTTGGTTTCAGTCGTGACTGGTCGAGACCAGTTTCGTTCGAGAAAGAAAGGGAGCTGCCCCAGGGAGTCGCTTGCGCGTTTCTTCGCAGACAGAAATTCACCCAGACTGGAGGTCTTGCCACGCGACGTAATGGTAATCGAAGGGTCGAGATGACTGAGCGATTTTCGTAATCGGGATTCAGCCGTTTCCAGTTTTCCTGCTTCGACAAGATCGATCATGGCGACGGTCGATTGGGCCAGTGTCTGGTCATCGGTGGCGTCGCGGCGGAACTCGTTCAGCAGTGCATACGCTTGCGAGATTTCGCCAGCATCCTGATGAATCTGAGCCAGCAGACGACGGGCCTCCAGGGTGACCTCGGCGTGCGGGTAGCTCTGGAGCAACCACTGAATCTCGGCTGTTCGAGGCGAGTCTTTCAGCTCTTCGAGCTTTCGCACGGCCTCGGCTTCGATTTCTCGATAAGGAACCCGGCCATGAACATCGATCAGAGCGGCCATACGGTCGATCGCGTCCTGACCTGCCGTGCGAAATTCGCGTGGGTGCTCCGCCAGCATTTCATCGTTCAGCAATGACTGAAGGCTGGTCAGTGCCGCTTCGATATCTCCCAAGGCCTCTTCCACCCGGGCAAGATCGAAGCGAAGCTGAATACGATCTGTGACTTCTTCAGCCACCTCCTTCGCCCGGTTCCAGTAGCCTCGTGCGGAAGCAAGATCGCTTTTGTCGAACGCGGCCTGTCCCGCAGATTGAAGGAGTTGCGTGAGCTTACGGCGGGCGAGGGGCACATTGGGATCGCTGCGGTCTCCTCGCGTCAGAATCGCGCCGTATTCCGTCGCGGCCTGCTCAATGCTTCCTTCCGCCGCCTCGATTTCTGCGAGTTGCAGTTGAATCGACGTATTATCAGGCTGTTGCGTCAGCTCACGCTCAATCCGCTGCCGCAGGATACTGTACTCGCAATAGGCAGACAGGCGATTCGATTGCGCGACCAGGAGAATTCCGTTCGCCAGGGTCAGGTTTCCACCAAGCTGAGCCGAGTCGGGTGTACGAAGCGGAACTCGTCGGACCAGATCGCCGGTCTTTTGAGAAACAAAGTCGATCGAATCGCGACCGGGGACAAGAATCTGATCACTGGTCAGGAGGCCGCGGCCGGTGCCGGTGACACGCGGGCTGGATGTCGTCCAGACTCGGGTCCCTTCGTTGATGTCGATCGCCCAGAGTGAGGTTCCACTGACGATCAGCCGGCCTGCAGCACCTCCTTCGGCCACTCCCAGAATATGGTGCCACTGATTTTCACGTCGTTGCCTGGTTTCGAGCTCGCGGCGTTCCAGCTCGGAAATCTGGTTTGGTGAACTCGTCAGGTAATGGAACTTCCATAGAATCTGCCCGGAATCGGCTTGAATGCAATAAGCAAAATCGGCGTCGTTCGGTGCGACGAATAACAACCCGCGGTGGAACATGGGGGGAAGCAGCCCCTTACGGCTGGGGTCGCTCAGAACGATGGCAGAGTCATTCGTGCGGCTTTCGTAAGTGACGGCCCATTCCAACCGGCCATCCTGATCATTGAGTGCGATGATCGCTCCCACGTCAGTCGATAAGAACAAGCGGCCTCCGCCTGCTGTCAGCAGCAAGTGGCTGACGCGGTTCGCGCTTTCATCCACGGAGCTGCGAAACCCGCCAACCGGGGTACGCCACAGCAGTCGACCCGACGACGAATCCAGGCACACAACCATCAGCTCCAGTTGCGGATGGCGGCGGCAAACGGCGAAGTAGGCTCGGCCTCCGACGACAACGGGTGATCCTTC is from Schlesneria sp. DSM 10557 and encodes:
- a CDS encoding PQQ-binding-like beta-propeller repeat protein, which translates into the protein MLQSAGIRHSVDRIHALARAALIAIVWGILAGTSASLAQERPNEAEAEQGTEELRDRQARNQNTNQPPHRSFRENASLPFDSQLLKRFETVNDLLADERWTEAIAILQEIAQSENKGLVRLQAGVAGGVATYLNVSSRCNVLLSRIPEAGRQSYRSKFDPQAKRWYENWQRTRDAGELQRIVHQFFMSSYGDDALLALGEAAWDRGEFSAARSWWEQLVPLPEKVDPLNYPSVLRYPDADLDQPTILARIVMCSILEQDRYRATEELRQFTERYPTSEGWLAGERVILADRLKNLLEESQTWVPNSKTGTVETFAMTPTRSWNSPETVDVGSLRWLRPLKPNLLRRPVDPFPFQFEPLSYFPVVYENTVLVNDSDSIRAWNLLTGEPAWRSSGDDPAVIYPSVPDEQNEIPDRVSVGIPYYTMTISAGRLYARMGSPVNCPSNQQSRELTSDLVCLDLTQEGKLVWKIASRELFAEEGWRFEGSPVVVGGRAYFAVCRRHPQLELMVVCLDSSSGRLLWRTPVGGFRSSVDESANRVSHLLLTAGGGRLFLSTDVGAIIALNDQDGRLEWAVTYESRTNDSAIVLSDPSRKGLLPPMFHRGLLFVAPNDADFAYCIQADSGQILWKFHYLTSSPNQISELERRELETRQRRENQWHHILGVAEGGAAGRLIVSGTSLWAIDINEGTRVWTTSSPRVTGTGRGLLTSDQILVPGRDSIDFVSQKTGDLVRRVPLRTPDSAQLGGNLTLANGILLVAQSNRLSAYCEYSILRQRIERELTQQPDNTSIQLQLAEIEAAEGSIEQAATEYGAILTRGDRSDPNVPLARRKLTQLLQSAGQAAFDKSDLASARGYWNRAKEVAEEVTDRIQLRFDLARVEEALGDIEAALTSLQSLLNDEMLAEHPREFRTAGQDAIDRMAALIDVHGRVPYREIEAEAVRKLEELKDSPRTAEIQWLLQSYPHAEVTLEARRLLAQIHQDAGEISQAYALLNEFRRDATDDQTLAQSTVAMIDLVEAGKLETAESRLRKSLSHLDPSITITSRGKTSSLGEFLSAKKRASDSLGQLPFFLERNWSRPVTTETKVVVPQDVPPSPEFASILLCEQRRKTRNDWVWRCLDSRTGKVRWEEHAPHAAVMACWTNTHLLIGTPYGWEARVPETGRRIWNETSFIQSTPYILGESLDVSTSGKFPAQFDVDRGLRIIDPDDGQLVATLKPPGRLHAFHNIGSVIVPARANPDASPNNDGAGPRDGEGQTSLTPQRSLAVIMETTKPTRTWLATAPSPDERWEVSQIPVAGEPWQSAPVSMRGRIMGINQQFHLVCQKTEQSQVSHPTTPVAASSQAEQMIAEEVFIRRRNSRIRETSGLDDLSSLYVWRQLDPTPATTGLPTTETRQNDWEYRNFSIGNAYPVLWPHPTELTVIADGSSLFCFDPVNGRRKWSTGIADFPVEQPDRQITGGPNTLYAASQGTLRSVSLTSGEVRFECYLGDVSTQWRTALIWPPRGHPGPDQTLPEDAAEPLNFETIATWPIGTKSDEPRRLLICSGQTGEVVQSLVVDSEPREILFTPEGRGILWTEKTVNGLQGKSSVSEE
- a CDS encoding ATP-grasp fold amidoligase family protein; protein product: MASILDSLPSHREGVLSLAFRRWQIQNRFYRRFGTYVNFNNPQTVNEKVQYRKLFGNQQLYALLADKYLVRQFVEERVGGDILIPLLGVHDRLTQDAFDHLPDSFIIKANHGCKWHQIVRDKSTLDVKATCRRFNQFLGQNYAKASGEYHYTFIKPRIIIEQLLDDAGDSPVDYNFFCYNSSEGFEYCLSVSTPRLERHVHFEPHGDGYEGTCSAEEVGRLRNPKNFDRMVSIAQALSRGFDFMRVDLYNLNGAIYFGEMTSTPASGMRAISNPVRAELRSRLWKLDTHNPLLYRPRKAA
- a CDS encoding glycosyltransferase family 4 protein, translating into MRVGFLADSFLPTVGGAETMLDGLATRLTQRGDHVTVMAPYIRGRNNCLNVPYCLKRFSRPSSKHFGVRQLLIPLAWHHWRHQFDVLHCNSSYPSAFLGTTLKSWTNLPVVVRPHGDDILPNQRICRHPKLAARVRKSLCSANAIVAQGQFLRSALLNIGVPDRLIHVIHNGVDLDRFAEGEPFPHPRPYILALGNLFRRKGFDVLLEALARTRRSGIDLLIAGDGPEREPLTALAAELKVSDRVYFLRHVSGQKKIDLLRSALFLVVPSRCEPFANVILEGLAAGLPVVASEVDGNPEMVIPGRNGTLFPNENVEALAAELQRLMESSIERDRLRQEVPETVQRFDWSQITQQYESLYRSVIREASHTGIWEERKAA
- a CDS encoding alpha/beta fold hydrolase translates to MNSESAPGSRDTQAPLILLPGLGGDSRMFRPQRVAFPDLIVPEWIEPLPREPLVEYAARLAKEIDPGKPCYIGGVSFGGVVALELATHLNARECFLIGSIRSHQELPRRLAMFRPVSSLVMVPKWLAPFVLGCFGGYLPPLRRGVLHQLNDAEGRFLRWAAQAILRWKPSKGVENLRVFQIHGDQDLIFPPQLTRADRVIAGAGHLVSMTHSAAVNGCLRERMTFRDALPGADSPQGFPELD
- a CDS encoding OsmC family protein yields the protein MKIMKFGSAVWEGGLKDGRGAISTESGALSAYPYGFKSRFEGIRGSNPEELIAAAHASCFTMALSLILGEANLTAEKMETKADVTLEQVSDGFAITAIHLTLNAKIPGADNATFQALAAKAKAGCPVSKLMKADITLDARLDV
- a CDS encoding FliM/FliN family flagellar motor C-terminal domain-containing protein; amino-acid sequence: MSTLTPANGQNRINALSVPVSVVVCEKVVKLEQLLQWSPGDILTFDKSPSSELSLQIGHRQVASGRAVTVGNHAAIRLVNVSDSRSSVR
- a CDS encoding ArnT family glycosyltransferase, with protein sequence MSEATPRPTDQEQQPRWWTERELLLILFLIGITFCVRLDALPLFGEEPRRAQIAREMVESGDWLVPGTQRVFLPSRPPLQNWLIAFVGLMTGAFDVWSARIPSVISVALIAVMMYGYLRQYIGRLGSLTGVASFLTMTLVMEFGRSAETEAVFSLFVAASMLLWHWGWMKKWPEWQLWSIGYFFTAMGMLTKGLQAPLYFVGATTLFLLATNNWRKIVTWPHILGISVFIVTVGAWQGPFAWYRGIEDSWNIYFGDVAGRFVDRHWGVFLGHLVTFPAELLFVRLMPWSLLLLAYGSRRVRQLSGVQREGALFLAICIGFSFISVWLPPGSKVRYYMPLFPCFAALIGIAVDRLAALRPTLDPDNAWTNYVQSMVYLMTGSAVVVVAVSMLFPAMRIALSVVNALGYAAAALALAYIAWSSLKDLSERGMGRGVMSIATFLALVEVCLIVTVQERRCEDIAGQLEQLKQSLPADSQLVSLGPVHHAFAYFYEEPIPIVTIPEGDGDDDYDYFCLHTCDSDPPELPFEWTQIAVISCDRLKGRDTPKDRVFVGRRVSTDEQLGQTPHEPALPLNLFENLTRVIHQN